From Corynebacterium frankenforstense DSM 45800, the proteins below share one genomic window:
- a CDS encoding sodium:solute symporter, with protein MDQASATQGLGTLNWIVISLYLLGMLGVGAYFARRAGNSQDDYFKAGGRIPGWAAGFSIYATTLSAITFMSTPEKAFLTDWAYSAGNLAIFAIVPILIGYYVPFFRKLNVTSAYEYLEARFSATIRIVGTLLFCLYHLGRIAIVIYLPVLALTAVADINPVLVSLAIGVLCVIYTFLGGMEGVIWSDVIQGILLLVGAAVIVISAMALTPGGFSSALVQAADDGKFYSSSNFSMDNFAASIPIIFVGNILNALHQYTASQDVVQRYQTTPSIDETKRSLLVNGVLALVTIPLFYGMGTALHNYYSAQGGLPETVNTSAVVPYFILTVLPAGIAGLLIGAILAAAQSTISSSLNSISACVVTDIRNRFFRGEASVAFSRMVIIVAGVFSVSAAIYLVVTDQSDLWDLFLAMTGLFGVPLAGVFALGIFTRRANAAGVLIGLLAGAAAAWWVGTLEIGPFLVSIAGFCVAVIVGYLASFPFASRYDRDILGLTVFGRDLDYAGAKN; from the coding sequence ATGGACCAGGCATCAGCCACCCAAGGACTCGGCACACTCAACTGGATCGTCATCAGCCTCTACCTGCTCGGCATGCTCGGCGTCGGCGCCTACTTCGCCCGCCGCGCCGGCAACAGCCAGGACGACTACTTCAAGGCCGGCGGACGCATCCCCGGCTGGGCGGCCGGATTCTCCATCTACGCCACGACCCTCTCGGCGATCACCTTCATGTCCACCCCGGAGAAGGCCTTCCTGACCGACTGGGCCTACTCGGCCGGCAACCTCGCGATCTTCGCGATCGTGCCCATCCTGATCGGCTACTACGTGCCGTTCTTCCGCAAGCTCAACGTCACCAGCGCCTACGAGTACCTCGAGGCCCGGTTCTCCGCGACCATCCGCATCGTCGGCACGCTGCTGTTCTGCCTCTACCACCTCGGCCGCATCGCGATCGTGATCTACCTGCCGGTGCTCGCGCTGACCGCCGTCGCCGACATCAACCCCGTGCTCGTCTCCCTGGCCATCGGCGTCCTGTGCGTCATCTACACCTTCCTCGGCGGCATGGAGGGCGTGATCTGGTCCGACGTGATCCAGGGCATCCTGCTCCTCGTCGGCGCGGCCGTGATCGTCATCAGCGCCATGGCGCTGACCCCCGGCGGCTTCTCCTCCGCGCTCGTCCAGGCGGCCGACGACGGCAAGTTCTACTCCTCGAGCAACTTCTCGATGGACAACTTCGCCGCCTCGATCCCGATCATCTTCGTGGGCAACATCCTCAACGCCCTGCACCAGTACACCGCCAGCCAGGACGTCGTCCAGCGCTACCAGACCACCCCGAGCATCGACGAGACCAAGCGTTCCCTGCTGGTCAACGGTGTCCTCGCCCTGGTCACGATCCCGCTGTTCTACGGCATGGGCACCGCGCTGCACAACTACTACTCCGCCCAGGGCGGCCTGCCCGAGACGGTCAACACCTCCGCGGTCGTGCCCTACTTCATCCTCACCGTGCTGCCCGCCGGCATCGCCGGCCTGCTGATCGGCGCGATCCTGGCCGCCGCCCAGTCGACGATCTCCTCGTCGCTGAACTCGATCTCGGCCTGCGTGGTCACCGACATCCGCAACCGCTTCTTCCGCGGCGAGGCCTCCGTGGCCTTCTCCCGGATGGTCATCATCGTCGCCGGCGTGTTCTCGGTGAGCGCGGCGATCTACCTGGTCGTCACCGACCAGTCCGACCTGTGGGACCTCTTCCTGGCCATGACCGGCCTGTTCGGCGTGCCGCTGGCCGGCGTGTTCGCCCTGGGCATCTTCACCCGGCGCGCCAACGCCGCCGGCGTGCTCATCGGCCTGCTCGCCGGTGCGGCGGCCGCCTGGTGGGTCGGCACCCTGGAGATCGGGCCGTTCCTGGTCTCCATCGCCGGCTTCTGCGTGGCCGTGATCGTCGGCTACCTGGCCAGCTTCCCGTTCGCCTCCCGCTACGACCGGGACATCCTCGGGCTCACCGTCTTCGGGCGTGACCTCGACTACGCGGGCGCCAAGAACTAG
- a CDS encoding N-acetylmannosamine-6-phosphate 2-epimerase, translated as MDARRKEILDAVRGRLIVSVQAPDGHALRDTYALTRIAMACVDGGTPAIRCGGYGGLEDIRSIVDAVDVPVFGLTKEGTTGVYITPTRESVAAVADAGAAVVCADATDRPRPDGSTFADLVPVAHEHGALIMADCATPQDAERAAAAGADIVSTTMAGYTPDREQTVGPDLECLREARGLVGDDVFVIGEGRFHEPADLPKGVEAGADAIIVGTAITAPDWITAHFAAALGD; from the coding sequence ATGGACGCGCGCCGCAAAGAGATCCTCGACGCCGTGCGCGGCCGGCTGATCGTCTCCGTCCAGGCGCCCGACGGCCACGCCCTGCGGGACACCTACGCGCTGACCCGCATCGCGATGGCCTGCGTCGACGGCGGCACCCCGGCGATCCGCTGCGGCGGCTACGGCGGGCTCGAGGACATCCGCTCCATCGTCGACGCCGTCGACGTGCCGGTGTTCGGGCTGACCAAGGAAGGCACCACCGGGGTCTACATCACCCCGACCCGCGAGTCGGTCGCCGCCGTCGCCGACGCCGGCGCGGCCGTGGTCTGCGCGGACGCGACCGACCGGCCGCGCCCGGACGGCTCGACCTTCGCCGACCTGGTGCCGGTGGCCCACGAGCACGGCGCGCTGATCATGGCGGACTGCGCCACCCCGCAGGACGCCGAGCGCGCCGCGGCGGCCGGGGCGGACATCGTCTCGACGACGATGGCCGGCTACACCCCCGACCGCGAGCAGACCGTCGGCCCCGACCTGGAGTGCCTGCGTGAGGCACGCGGCCTGGTCGGCGACGACGTCTTCGTCATCGGCGAGGGCCGCTTCCACGAACCGGCCGACCTGCCCAAGGGCGTCGAGGCCGGCGCGGACGCGATCATCGTCGGCACCGCCATCACCGCCCCCGACTGGATCACGGCGCACTTCGCCGCGGCCCTCGGGGACTGA
- a CDS encoding ROK family protein, which produces MTATLALDVGATKVAYGFVDDSDPLTAHATGVLPTQPDPAKFGARQAAGQIAAAVRAALEQPDAPSDVVRVGVGAPGVIDREGVVVHNGDTLPGWAGTDLNAVVRSELDVPVACHNDVRVWAFGEHLIGAGRTGSADLDRGRVLYVSLGTGVGGALVSDGELAAGPTGTAGEISELVCADFRGMADRAENIASGNSLARYYNELSADPDHGRVEWRAWRETDLRLPEILERMRAGDALARSIIEGNLAGLGRCLGALASGLDLSAIVLGGGVTGIGAEVTDPLIAGVREAALAPNKTVPVLTSAFISDAPLVAAACFARTVAGRDVAAGRPQHNTEE; this is translated from the coding sequence GTGACCGCCACCCTCGCCCTCGACGTCGGCGCGACGAAGGTCGCCTACGGCTTCGTCGACGACTCCGACCCGCTGACCGCCCACGCCACCGGCGTGCTGCCCACCCAGCCTGACCCCGCGAAGTTCGGGGCCCGCCAGGCCGCCGGGCAGATCGCCGCGGCCGTGCGCGCCGCGCTCGAGCAGCCCGACGCCCCGAGTGACGTCGTCCGCGTCGGCGTCGGCGCCCCCGGCGTCATCGACCGGGAGGGCGTCGTCGTCCACAACGGCGACACGCTGCCCGGCTGGGCCGGCACCGACCTGAACGCCGTGGTGCGCTCCGAGCTCGACGTGCCCGTGGCCTGCCACAACGACGTGCGCGTCTGGGCCTTCGGCGAGCACCTCATCGGCGCCGGGCGCACGGGGTCGGCCGACCTCGACCGCGGGCGGGTGCTCTACGTCTCGCTGGGCACCGGCGTCGGTGGCGCACTGGTCAGCGACGGCGAGCTCGCCGCGGGACCGACGGGCACCGCCGGGGAGATCTCCGAGCTGGTCTGCGCCGACTTCCGCGGGATGGCCGACCGCGCCGAGAACATCGCCAGCGGCAACTCGCTGGCCCGCTACTACAACGAGCTGAGCGCCGACCCCGACCACGGCCGCGTCGAGTGGCGCGCCTGGCGCGAGACCGACCTGCGCCTGCCCGAGATCCTCGAGCGCATGCGCGCCGGCGACGCCCTGGCCCGCTCGATCATCGAGGGCAACCTCGCCGGCCTCGGCCGCTGCCTCGGCGCGCTGGCCAGCGGCCTCGACCTGAGTGCGATCGTGCTCGGCGGCGGGGTCACCGGCATCGGCGCGGAGGTCACCGACCCCCTCATCGCCGGCGTCCGCGAGGCCGCCCTGGCGCCCAACAAAACGGTCCCCGTGCTCACCAGCGCGTTCATTTCCGACGCCCCGCTGGTCGCCGCCGCGTGCTTCGCACGCACCGTCGCCGGGCGCGACGTCGCGGCCGGACGCCCTCAGCACAACACAGAGGAGTAA
- a CDS encoding dihydrodipicolinate synthase family protein encodes MTTTITAGAPATPDQLRGVVPPVLTPLTEAGEVDLETLRAHAERLIKAGVDALFVLGSSSEAVFLTRENRRAIITATVEQAAGRVPVIAGVIDATAPRVIEHVADAVECGANGLVATAPYYVRISGTEIANHFRLIHAAAPELPLFAYNIPVSVHTVLDIADVITLAREGVLAGVKDSGGSDSYTRNLCDARDKAGLSDFVVLTGSETTVDMDYLAGVDGVVPGLGNVDPVGYVELARTLAAGDFAEGKKQQARLTELMTITAVGDAPRMGGSAAGVGSFKVALKHLGHFPSLKMFDPHEPFTDEEIEKINAIVDAAQIREP; translated from the coding sequence ATGACCACCACGATCACCGCCGGCGCCCCCGCCACCCCGGATCAGCTGCGCGGCGTCGTCCCGCCCGTGCTCACCCCGCTGACCGAGGCCGGCGAGGTCGACCTGGAGACCCTGCGCGCCCACGCCGAGCGCCTCATCAAGGCCGGCGTCGACGCCCTGTTCGTGCTCGGCTCCTCCTCCGAGGCCGTCTTCCTGACCCGCGAGAACCGCCGCGCGATCATCACCGCGACCGTGGAGCAGGCCGCCGGCCGCGTGCCGGTCATCGCCGGCGTCATCGACGCCACCGCCCCGCGCGTGATCGAGCACGTCGCCGACGCCGTCGAGTGCGGCGCCAACGGCCTGGTCGCCACCGCCCCGTACTACGTGCGCATCTCCGGCACGGAGATCGCCAACCACTTCCGCCTCATCCACGCCGCCGCCCCCGAGCTGCCGCTGTTCGCCTACAACATCCCGGTCAGCGTCCACACCGTCCTCGACATCGCGGACGTGATCACCCTGGCCCGCGAGGGCGTGCTCGCCGGTGTGAAGGACTCCGGCGGCTCGGACTCCTACACCCGCAACCTCTGCGACGCCCGTGACAAGGCCGGCCTGAGCGACTTCGTCGTGCTCACCGGCTCCGAGACCACGGTCGACATGGACTACCTCGCCGGGGTCGACGGCGTCGTGCCCGGCCTGGGCAACGTCGACCCGGTCGGCTACGTCGAGCTGGCCCGCACCCTGGCCGCCGGCGACTTCGCCGAGGGCAAGAAGCAGCAGGCCCGCCTGACCGAGCTGATGACCATCACGGCCGTCGGCGACGCCCCGCGCATGGGCGGCTCGGCCGCCGGCGTGGGCTCCTTCAAGGTCGCCCTCAAGCACCTCGGCCACTTCCCGTCGCTGAAGATGTTCGACCCGCACGAGCCGTTCACCGACGAGGAGATCGAGAAGATCAACGCCATCGTCGACGCCGCCCAGATCCGGGAGCCCTGA
- a CDS encoding LppP/LprE family lipoprotein, producing MLKTRRNRVMLAIIAILLVVFGMLATTAFSRKILEPSIFAQGSGKMPGIGDYVSLGDLEVRVDEVDKPDPAEAEESMGGYHSALGGVPIEAITGCLAEPRTSSGDDEDAATSGTSGAPGDTELVLMKVTFRNNGDSPVDFRETTPPTMNLQTVNGTRATPACGTLVEAAPEDQIVEPGETLPGVGAYRVPAGEDPGWSQWTDPDTGQTATIDVGGGDEAPDTCEAADLDLSETELGPFLSIGELPLADSGFTHVNNLRLVDNQFDPCAPLSWVTLVGSPTGSDPEPAFNPTRTAVVFFTGDHLADFDMSVYQQLGEVRRTRPDEVTLSYNTYRNMEDPFLTVPYTPAGAGDPDEPPLANGRINFDTAALSDDSPFHKKVPLPYGNVHSAAPLEDAWLDIEDRNFRTEAGGVPVVCSVANDAGVSCWRDSGTWSLENGTASDYVDISFVNAMPDDRNPRIEFYTEHPSGNRPREGKTLTIPPGSRVMFHSAFIVDTTDGTLRISLAFNGSPRVLQLDSEQVQDLPVDDPDNPYGLDTSRWA from the coding sequence GTGCTGAAAACCCGCCGCAACCGTGTCATGCTCGCGATCATCGCGATCCTCCTCGTCGTGTTCGGCATGCTCGCCACCACGGCGTTCTCGCGCAAGATCCTCGAGCCGTCGATCTTCGCCCAGGGCTCCGGCAAGATGCCCGGCATCGGCGACTACGTCTCCCTCGGCGACCTCGAGGTCCGCGTCGACGAGGTCGACAAGCCGGACCCGGCCGAGGCGGAGGAGTCCATGGGCGGCTACCACTCCGCCCTCGGCGGTGTCCCCATCGAAGCGATCACCGGCTGCCTCGCCGAGCCCCGCACGAGCAGCGGGGACGACGAGGACGCCGCCACCTCCGGCACCTCCGGCGCCCCAGGCGACACCGAGCTGGTGCTCATGAAGGTCACCTTCCGCAACAACGGCGACTCCCCGGTCGACTTCCGCGAGACCACGCCGCCGACGATGAACCTGCAGACCGTCAACGGCACCAGGGCCACACCGGCGTGCGGCACCCTCGTCGAGGCCGCCCCCGAGGACCAGATCGTCGAGCCCGGCGAGACCCTGCCCGGCGTGGGCGCCTACCGCGTCCCCGCCGGCGAGGATCCCGGCTGGAGCCAGTGGACCGACCCCGACACCGGCCAGACCGCGACCATCGACGTCGGCGGTGGCGACGAGGCCCCGGACACCTGCGAGGCGGCGGACCTCGACCTCTCGGAGACCGAACTCGGGCCGTTCCTCTCCATCGGCGAGCTGCCGCTGGCAGACAGCGGCTTCACACACGTGAACAACCTGCGCCTGGTGGACAACCAGTTCGACCCCTGCGCCCCGCTGAGCTGGGTCACCCTGGTCGGCAGCCCGACCGGATCGGACCCCGAGCCCGCGTTCAACCCGACGCGCACAGCCGTCGTGTTCTTCACCGGCGACCACCTCGCTGACTTCGACATGAGCGTCTACCAGCAGCTCGGCGAGGTCCGCCGGACCCGCCCCGACGAGGTCACCTTGAGCTACAACACCTACCGCAACATGGAGGACCCCTTCCTCACCGTCCCCTACACTCCCGCGGGCGCCGGCGATCCCGACGAGCCTCCACTCGCCAACGGACGCATCAACTTCGACACCGCCGCGCTCAGCGACGACTCGCCCTTCCACAAGAAGGTCCCTTTGCCCTACGGCAACGTCCACTCTGCGGCCCCGCTCGAAGACGCCTGGCTCGACATCGAGGACCGGAATTTCCGCACTGAAGCCGGAGGAGTCCCCGTCGTCTGCTCCGTCGCCAACGATGCAGGCGTGTCCTGCTGGCGCGACTCCGGGACCTGGTCGCTTGAGAACGGGACCGCCAGTGACTACGTCGACATCTCGTTCGTCAATGCGATGCCCGACGATCGCAACCCCAGAATCGAGTTCTATACGGAGCACCCCTCGGGCAACCGCCCGCGCGAAGGGAAGACTCTGACGATCCCCCCGGGATCTCGGGTCATGTTCCACTCGGCCTTCATCGTCGACACCACCGACGGCACCCTCCGCATCTCCCTGGCCTTCAACGGCTCCCCGCGCGTCCTCCAGCTCGACAGCGAACAGGTCCAGGACCTCCCGGTCGACGACCCGGACAACCCCTACGGCCTGGACACCTCCCGCTGGGCCTGA
- a CDS encoding DUF4352 domain-containing protein, protein MLQNRRNRVLIAIIAVLLVLLGMLATTAFSRKVLDPDVFALGSDEMPGIGDYVSLGDLEVRVDEVDKRDAAGVKEATADYRTVLGGKAVENVDDLFERRGDDGAGGGGSGGSGSNDSNSGGSSGSGSDLTVIKVDIRNNGDSPVDFHEITPPSVNVQTADGTRAAPLTEILADVDAENQVLQPGDSIPGAVVVDVPAGSEPGWVRWSDPSTGQSATTDIGGGDEVPGTCENSDVDLMETELGNFLAVNTLPLAEGGQYPELITDLQVDSNQFDPCAELSWALLSGSSDSEARESGDTDLSHIVVFFTGDHVAPFDSPVYRDSVSVHRDDDGSVTVTDKAGNEDTYDADGLVDPSTDGADEHVDFEFAKVIGALGGTAFNSPLPYGNVHSATPLRQADLGRYERYFRAQTHGLSVFCSLAAEPGVTCRRESGTWTLPDGTETDSITADLTKTGYERGSYGLDLEGREPGSAAGEPDGFSSDAFDIPSDSMALLRRTLLVDTRGGIVRIFVARMGVQYMLQLDSERAQVATIENQTNPYNLDLSRWPHHKSREATETPEP, encoded by the coding sequence GTGCTGCAGAACCGCCGGAACCGTGTCCTGATCGCGATCATCGCGGTCCTCCTCGTCCTGCTCGGGATGCTCGCCACCACGGCGTTCTCGCGCAAGGTCCTCGACCCCGACGTCTTCGCCCTCGGCTCCGACGAGATGCCCGGCATCGGCGACTACGTCTCGCTGGGGGATCTCGAGGTCCGCGTCGACGAGGTCGACAAGCGGGACGCCGCCGGTGTGAAGGAGGCCACCGCCGACTACCGCACGGTCCTCGGTGGGAAGGCCGTGGAGAATGTCGACGACCTCTTCGAACGGCGCGGCGACGACGGAGCCGGCGGCGGTGGTTCCGGTGGCAGCGGATCAAATGACAGCAATTCCGGTGGCAGCTCCGGCAGCGGCTCCGACCTGACCGTCATCAAGGTCGACATCCGCAACAACGGCGACTCCCCGGTCGACTTCCACGAGATCACCCCACCTTCGGTCAACGTGCAGACCGCCGACGGCACCCGCGCCGCGCCCTTGACGGAGATCCTCGCCGACGTCGACGCCGAGAACCAGGTCCTCCAGCCCGGCGACTCCATCCCCGGCGCCGTCGTCGTCGACGTCCCCGCCGGCTCCGAGCCCGGCTGGGTCCGCTGGTCCGATCCCTCGACCGGTCAGAGCGCCACCACCGACATCGGCGGCGGCGACGAGGTCCCCGGCACCTGCGAGAACTCCGACGTCGACCTGATGGAGACCGAGTTGGGCAACTTCCTCGCCGTCAACACGCTGCCCCTGGCGGAGGGGGGCCAGTACCCGGAATTGATTACCGATCTTCAGGTGGACTCCAACCAGTTCGACCCGTGCGCCGAGCTGAGCTGGGCTCTCCTCAGCGGATCGTCGGACTCCGAAGCGAGGGAAAGCGGTGACACCGACTTGAGTCATATCGTCGTGTTCTTCACCGGAGACCACGTCGCTCCCTTCGATTCCCCCGTCTACCGCGACAGCGTGTCCGTGCACCGTGACGACGACGGTTCGGTGACCGTGACCGACAAGGCCGGCAACGAAGACACCTACGACGCGGACGGCCTGGTCGACCCCTCCACGGACGGCGCGGACGAGCACGTCGACTTCGAATTCGCGAAAGTGATCGGTGCTCTCGGCGGCACCGCCTTTAACTCACCGTTGCCCTACGGCAACGTCCACTCCGCCACGCCCCTCCGGCAGGCCGACCTCGGCCGGTACGAGCGCTACTTCCGCGCACAGACGCACGGTCTCTCCGTCTTCTGTTCTCTCGCCGCGGAGCCGGGCGTCACCTGCAGGAGGGAATCCGGGACCTGGACGCTGCCCGACGGCACGGAGACCGACAGCATCACCGCCGACCTCACCAAGACCGGATACGAGCGCGGCAGTTACGGCCTCGACCTCGAGGGCAGGGAGCCCGGGTCCGCGGCCGGCGAACCGGACGGGTTCTCGAGCGACGCGTTCGACATCCCGTCGGACTCCATGGCCCTCCTTCGCCGGACCCTCCTCGTCGACACCCGCGGTGGCATCGTGCGCATCTTCGTCGCACGCATGGGCGTCCAGTACATGCTCCAGCTCGACTCCGAACGCGCGCAGGTCGCCACCATCGAGAACCAGACCAACCCCTACAACCTGGATCTCTCCCGCTGGCCGCACCACAAGTCACGGGAGGCCACCGAGACCCCGGAGCCGTGA
- a CDS encoding imidazolonepropionase (catalyzes the hydrolysis of 4-imidazolone-5-propionate to N-formimidoyl-L-glutamate, the third step in the histidine degradation pathway): protein MTSTLFTNIGELRTVSERGTLNDAAIVAEDGVITWIGEAAKAPEADRAEDLGGAAVLPGWVDSHTHMVFDGNRAEEFEARMSGGEYAAGGIAVTMEATRSAGAERLDELVAGRVAAARAGGTTTLETKTGYGLDTASEKQAAEIAGRHVDEVTFLGAHLVPPGADAGEYVDLVCGEMLDAVAPHVGWIDVFCERGAFDEDQSRRVIEAGKAKGLGVRVHGNQLGEGPGVSLAVNYDAASVDHVNFLTDADVEALAASKTVATILPACDLSTRMPLAPARRLIDAGATVAIASNLNPGTSYTSSMNFCVTTAVLQQHLSLDEAIAAGTHGGAVALRRQNVGDGRDSQGRPAVGTLVEGAAANLHVLRSATAIDLAYRPGMPVTAATYLAGERVA from the coding sequence ATGACCTCCACCCTGTTCACCAACATCGGCGAGCTGCGCACCGTCTCCGAGCGCGGCACCCTCAACGACGCCGCGATCGTCGCCGAAGACGGCGTGATCACCTGGATCGGCGAGGCCGCCAAGGCCCCCGAGGCCGACCGGGCCGAGGACCTCGGCGGGGCGGCCGTGCTGCCCGGCTGGGTGGACTCGCACACCCACATGGTCTTCGACGGCAACCGCGCCGAGGAGTTCGAGGCCCGCATGTCCGGCGGCGAGTACGCCGCCGGCGGCATCGCGGTGACCATGGAGGCGACCCGCTCGGCCGGGGCGGAGCGCCTCGACGAGCTGGTGGCCGGTCGCGTCGCGGCCGCCCGCGCCGGCGGCACGACCACCCTGGAGACCAAGACGGGCTACGGGCTGGACACGGCCAGCGAGAAGCAGGCCGCCGAGATCGCCGGCCGCCACGTCGACGAGGTCACCTTCCTCGGCGCGCACCTGGTGCCGCCGGGAGCCGACGCCGGCGAGTACGTCGACCTGGTCTGCGGCGAGATGCTCGACGCGGTGGCCCCGCACGTCGGCTGGATCGACGTCTTCTGCGAGCGCGGCGCCTTCGACGAGGACCAGTCGCGCCGGGTCATCGAGGCAGGCAAGGCCAAGGGGCTGGGCGTGCGCGTGCACGGCAACCAGCTCGGCGAGGGGCCCGGGGTGAGCCTCGCGGTGAACTACGACGCCGCCAGCGTCGACCACGTCAACTTCCTCACCGACGCCGACGTCGAGGCGCTGGCCGCCTCGAAGACGGTCGCGACGATCCTGCCCGCCTGCGACCTGTCGACGCGCATGCCGCTGGCCCCTGCGCGCCGGCTGATCGACGCGGGTGCGACGGTGGCCATCGCCAGCAACCTCAACCCCGGCACCTCGTACACGTCGAGCATGAACTTCTGCGTGACCACGGCGGTGCTCCAGCAGCACCTCTCCCTGGACGAGGCGATCGCCGCGGGCACCCACGGCGGTGCGGTGGCGCTGCGACGCCAGAATGTCGGCGACGGGCGTGACTCCCAGGGCCGCCCGGCCGTGGGCACGCTGGTCGAGGGTGCGGCCGCGAACCTGCACGTGCTGCGCTCGGCCACGGCGATCGACCTGGCCTACCGCCCCGGCATGCCGGTCACCGCGGCGACCTACCTCGCGGGCGAGCGCGTCGCCTGA
- a CDS encoding YjiH family protein, whose protein sequence is MSENSTADPVRPEEAPTQAPGARRMDKPVRGRWRFFVYSAIGIFAFFVPFPYQGSNSILLDHLVTIIDDVLGDANKFVAYAIILAGTVFQFASGRWKQSMARRVFAFLNVLGSVVATMLVFNFGPAFLFREDLGPFLMDKLVIPVGLLVPVGSVFLGLLVGFGLMEFIGVLVQRIMRPAYRVPGRSAVDAVASFVGSYSLGLLITNRVYKAGGYTAREAAIITSCFSTASVTFMVVIARTLDLMPVWGIYFAATFIITFIVSAIIVWIPPLSRIPDEYYPGSHPDPEEQVTSNRLRRAWGEAEEVLKRCPGVLRVLWVNFADGVLMTMQILPGIMSVGFIGLTLAFYTPVFTWLGFLFLPFTWALQVPDPQLASEALAIGLSELFLPATLVADAPSETLRFIVAVVSISQIFFFSSMIPAVLGTDIPIKIWHMVVIWFQRVVLTLIITVPVAFLVTGG, encoded by the coding sequence ATGTCCGAGAACTCCACCGCTGATCCGGTACGCCCCGAGGAGGCGCCCACGCAGGCGCCCGGCGCGCGCCGCATGGACAAGCCCGTGCGTGGGCGCTGGCGGTTTTTCGTCTACAGCGCGATCGGCATCTTCGCCTTCTTCGTGCCGTTCCCCTACCAGGGCTCCAACTCGATCCTCCTGGACCACCTGGTGACGATCATCGACGACGTGCTCGGCGACGCCAACAAGTTCGTCGCCTACGCGATCATCCTGGCCGGCACCGTCTTCCAGTTCGCCTCCGGGCGCTGGAAGCAGTCGATGGCCCGCCGGGTCTTCGCCTTCCTCAACGTCCTGGGCTCTGTCGTCGCGACGATGCTCGTGTTCAACTTCGGCCCGGCCTTCCTCTTCCGCGAGGACCTCGGTCCCTTCCTGATGGACAAGCTGGTCATCCCGGTCGGCCTGCTCGTCCCGGTCGGCTCCGTGTTCCTGGGGCTGCTCGTCGGCTTCGGTCTGATGGAGTTCATCGGGGTGCTCGTCCAGCGGATCATGCGACCGGCCTACCGGGTGCCCGGGCGCTCCGCGGTCGACGCGGTGGCCTCCTTCGTGGGCAGCTACTCGCTGGGCCTGCTGATCACCAACCGCGTTTACAAGGCCGGCGGCTACACGGCGCGTGAGGCCGCGATCATCACCTCGTGCTTCTCCACGGCCTCGGTGACCTTCATGGTCGTCATCGCACGCACCCTGGACCTGATGCCGGTCTGGGGCATCTACTTCGCCGCGACGTTCATCATCACCTTCATCGTCAGCGCGATCATCGTGTGGATCCCGCCGCTGTCGCGCATTCCGGACGAGTACTACCCCGGCTCCCACCCGGATCCGGAGGAGCAGGTCACGTCCAACCGCCTGCGCCGCGCCTGGGGCGAGGCCGAGGAGGTGCTCAAGCGCTGCCCCGGCGTGCTGCGCGTGCTGTGGGTCAACTTCGCCGACGGCGTGCTGATGACCATGCAGATCCTGCCGGGCATCATGTCGGTCGGCTTCATCGGCCTGACGCTGGCCTTCTACACCCCGGTGTTCACCTGGCTGGGCTTCCTCTTCCTGCCGTTCACCTGGGCGCTGCAGGTCCCGGACCCCCAGCTGGCTTCCGAGGCACTGGCCATCGGCCTGTCCGAGCTCTTCCTGCCGGCCACCCTGGTCGCCGACGCCCCGAGCGAGACGCTCCGCTTCATCGTCGCCGTCGTCTCGATCTCGCAGATCTTCTTCTTCTCCTCGATGATCCCCGCCGTGCTGGGCACCGACATCCCGATCAAGATCTGGCACATGGTGGTCATCTGGTTCCAGCGCGTGGTGCTGACCCTGATCATCACCGTCCCGGTCGCGTTCCTCGTCACCGGCGGATAG